The Pangasianodon hypophthalmus isolate fPanHyp1 chromosome 5, fPanHyp1.pri, whole genome shotgun sequence genome includes a window with the following:
- the LOC128318302 gene encoding C-type mannose receptor 2-like, producing MKPNLFCLLCLSGIPIVLSVPRKYYLIQQGRQWIDAQAYCRATYTDLATIETNDSMVQLQNEAQRQQFSSSAWIGLYNDINSWRWSLGNEPLGIMSDWAAGEPDNAEGHEACAATNPDIWFDVDCAVIFHFVCFDDRNNGTARYIYVSVYKTWSEAQSYCRQNHTDLVSARDTTENSVIQRMISEPIWFGLIRDSWKWSDQTNLSTVSWMPGKPDNALSNENCGYLYNGQVADAQCSDIMPFFCYSVITGKKQIIRVQVRSSPDANDPAVTAATLEKIKQKLKAHGMAENTRIKWRQQPDGVVFHKAK from the exons ATGAAGCCAAATCTTTTCTGTCTCCTGTGTCTAAGTG GAATCCCCATTGTCCTGTCTGTCCCTCGTAAGTACTATCTGATCCAGCAGGGGAGACAATGGATTGATGCTCAGGCTTACTGCCGAGCCACATACACTGACTTGGCTACTATCGAAACCAATGACAGCATGGTCCAACTTCAgaatgaagcacagagacaacaATTCAGTTCCAGCGCTTGGATTGGACTGTACAATGACATCAACAGCTGGCGCTGGTCTCTTGGAAATGAGCCATTAGGAATAATGAGCGACTGGGCAGCAGGAGAGCCCGACAATGCAGAGGGACATGAAGCGTGTGCTGCGACAAACCCAGACATTTGGTTTGATGTTGATTGTGCAGTAATATTCCACTTTGTGTGCTTTGATG ACAGGAACAATGGCACTGCCAGGTACATTTACGTATCTGTTTATAAGACATGGAGTGAAGCTCAGAGCTACTGCAGACAGAATCACACAGACCTGGTCAGCGCAAGGGACACAACAGAAAACTCAGTTATCCAGAGAATGATCTCCGAACCCATATGGTTTGGCCTGATCAGAGACTCCTGGAAGTGGTCAGACCAAACGAACCTCTCCACTGTTAGCTGGATGCCTGGAAAACCTGACAATGCTTTGAGTAATGAAAATTGTGGTTATTTGTACAATGGTCAGGTCGCTGACGCACAGTGTTCAGACATTATGCCTTTCTTCTGTTACTCAG TAATCACTGgcaaaaaacaaatcattagaGTGCAGGTCCGGTCTAGTCCGGATGCGAATGATCCTGCAGTAACGGCAGCCACCTTGGAGAAG ATCAAGCAGAAACTAAAGGCTCATGGGATGGCAGAGAACACCAGGATAAAATGGAGACAACAACCAGATGGAGTGGTGTTTCACAAGGcgaaataa